The Microlunatus soli genome contains the following window.
GCTGCCGCCAACACCCCGAGCAGGGTGACCGGCGCCGGACTGACCATGATCACGATCCAGCCGACCACTGCTGCTGCCCCGATCCCGATCTCGATCCGGGATCGGACACCGGACACCAAGCGTGCCGTGCCATAGGTCGCCATGCAGGGAATCCAGATCGTCAGACCGACGGCGAAGGCCTGCTGCCAGCCGATCGGCGCGAAGGCGATCGCAGCGGTCGCCGCGACCAGCACGACCATCGGCGCCCAGGACCGTCGCCAGCCGATCATCAGCACCGTTGCGACGACCTGGATGAGCCAGCCGCCGATCAGTTGCACGACAGCGATGTCGCCCAGGATCAGCTTGCTGGCCACCGCCGAGACCGTTGCCAACGCGAACGGCAACAGCAGTTTCAGTCGGTCGCGCTCCATGGCAGCAGCGTAGAGCCGCCGCGTGGCAGCCGACACCGACGAAGGTCGGCACTGCGTCGACGAAGGAAGGGGTCCGGCGCGGAACCGTCAGCGCGATCTGGTGTGCAGCGACAACCACGGCCGGCGAGTACTGAAGGTCGGCGAGATCCGGACGCCGCCACGGCGGGCCATGATCGCCGCCGAAGCCAGGACGCCGAGCAAGGCGACCCCGCCACCACCGATCAGGGTCCACCGCGCCCCGAACACCTCGCCGACCCACCCCAGGATCGGAGCACCGATCGGGGTACCGCCTTGCATCACCATCATGTAGATCGCCATCACGCGTCCGCGCAGTTGCGGATCGACTCCCATCTGCACGCTCATGTTCGAGGCGTTCAGGGTGAGCATCGACGCCAGCCCCATGATCGGCAGCACGGCCGCGTAGCTCCAATAGGTCGGCATCATGCCGACCACGACCTCGATCAGTGCGAAGGCGACCGCGGCGCCGATGATGAACCGAGCTCGGGGCGCGGTCTTGCGGCGCGCACCGATCAGCGCCCCGGTCAGGGATCCGACCGCCATGAACGTACCGAGGATGCCGTACTCCCCTGCCCCCTTGTGGAAGGTCTGTTGGGCCATCAGGGCCGAGGTCATCTGGAAGTTCAGGCCGAAGGTGCCGACGAAGGCGGCGATGCAGAGCACCAGGATGATGTCGGAGCGGCCGCGGATGTAGGCCAGCCCCTCGCGGATCTGGCGTTTGCCGCGCACCGCACGTTCGATGCCGTGCAGTCGCCCCGGGTCGATGATCGCCAGCGCGATGATGAAGGACAGATAGCTGATGGCGTTGGCCAGGATGGCCCACCCCGACCCGAACGCCGCGATCACCAGGCCGGCGACAGCGGGGCCGACGATCCGGGCGGCGTTGAAGCTGGCGGAGTTGAGACCGATCGCGTTCGGCATGTGCTCGCGGTCGACGATCTCGGAGACGAACGCCTGCCGGGCCGGGTTGTCGAAGGCGGTGCCGACACCGAAGATGAAGGCCAGCGCGAAGACGTGCCAGGTCTCGGCCACGCCGAGCACCGCCAACAGGCCGAGCAGACCGGCCGACGCGGCCATCCAGGACTGGGTCACCCGAAGAATCGCCCGCTTGTCGAAGCGGTCGGCGATCAGGCCACCGTACGGAGTGATCAACAACATCGGCAGGAACTGCAGCGCGGTGGTGATACCGACCGCGAGCCCGGATCCACCCGAGAGCTCGAGCACCAGCCAGTCCTGCGCGACCCGCTGCATCCAGGTGCCGACGTTGGACAGCAGAGCACCGGTGAAGTAGATCCGGTAGTTACGGATCCGGAGGGCGTCGAAGGTACGGGCGACGGAGTTCAGCCGCGCTCGGGGTCGGCTGATCGGTGGTTGTTCGGGAAGCGTCGAGGACGCTCGGGTCACGCGCGGTTCACCTTCTCCAGGATCGATACGGCCCTACGGAGGATCTCGCGTTCGCCCGGATCGAGCTCAGCCACCCGGCGGGCGAGCCAGTCGTCGCGTCGCTTCCGGTTGGCCAACAGCACATCGCGTCCGCTGTCGGTCAGCGTCACCCGCGCCTGCCGGCGATCGTCGGGATTGTCCGATCGTCGGACCAGGCCGCGACGCTCCAACTCGTTGACGATCCGGGTCATCGACGGCGGCTGCACCATCTCGCGTGCCGCCAGCTCCCCCATCAACAGGTCACCGTGATTGAGCAGTACGCCCATCGCGGACAGTTGATTGGTGTTCAACTCCATCGACTCGTCCCGCATCTGACGCAACCGGCGCGCGAGCCTCAGGACGGCGGGTCGCAGGGCACTGGCCAGGCCCGCGTTGCTGCGCAGATCCCTGGACGTCCCGGCTCCCGAACCAGGTTCACGTGTGGTCACTGCGGCGAGTCTAATCCTTAGCACTGCTAATTACAAGCGCTAACGATCGGCGGGGCAGGTCCGGCGACGGCACGGCAGACCAGTGCCACCGGCTCGGATGCGCTGATCGTTGTTCATTCATCCTGCAACGCAGGGGTGAATGCCCCCCTGTCGATCGTGCATCCGAGCCGGTCCCCCAGGGGCACCGCTTGACACCCGCGACGTCCGGGACCGGAGTGACCACTGGCCGGTGCCGGTCCGCGACCCCTCACGGACCTGGCTAGGACTCCTCACCAGGTGTGCAGCCTGCGGGGCGCGGACACACCCTGCAGGACCCGATCGGAGCACCGCTCGCAACCACTCCCCTCGTCCCGGCAATCGCCGTTGTCGAGGACACCAATCTCGCACTGATGCCGATCCTGCTGCGTCATCCCTGAGCCGGATTTGCCGTCATCCTTAAGGTTGAACCGTCGCCTCGCCGGCACGCCGAGACCGGGGCCCGGGGGGCGTCCTGTGCGGGACCACTGCACGCCGGATCGCGGCCAGCCGGCCGCCGCGATGCCGGTGATGATCATCATCCGGGCGGTCCTGGTGGTGCCGATCATGACGGTGATCATCAGGATCGATCGCACTCGTGGTTCGGAGGACTGGGGATGGTGATGGCGCGGACCACCGGTCGAAGCCGTGCTCGGCCTGGAAGTCGGCGTCGCTGACCCGTTGCTGAGCATGCTCGTTCTCCAGCCGACCTTGATGCCCTCCTGACGGGCGGCGACCATCCGGGCCAGCCGGAGTTTGGCCAGATGCTGGGAGACCGCGGCGGGCGACCTGCCGACGAGTTCGCCAGCGCGTTCGCCGACTGCTCGCCGTCCCGCACGGCGAGCTCGACGAACTGGCTGACCGGCGACCGACCGAAGAACTGCGAGCTGCACGGATCGACAGATGGCTACGGCTAGCGACCGTCCGGTCAACACCGTGCTGCGCCGGACGACGTAGCGACGACCGCATTCCTCGTGCCGCGCCCCAGCTGCCGTACGCAGCAGTGGGTAGCGCAGATGCCGCATTCGGGAGGATTCCACAGCCGCCCGGCTCGGGAAGAGTCCGACTCGTCGGAATCCACACCTCACAAGGAGAATCATGGCCACCACCGAGCAAACCGCCTTCGACCACTCGGCCCCGGATCCGTTGCCCCAGCCGAGCACCATGATCATCAGAGCGAGCGATCGGTGGGGCGCCCGCGCCCTGCAGATCACCATCGGCCTGGTGATGGTCGGCTTCGGTGTCCTGAAGTTCTTCCCCGGCGTCAGCCCGGCCGAACCACTGGCGACCAGAGCGGTCGGCATGCTGTCCTTCGGTCTGGTCACCGGACAGGCGGCGATGGTCGCCACAGCGGTGATCGAGTGCACCGTCGGGCTGCTGTTGATCAGTGCGCGGCTGCAGCGGGTCGCCGTGGTCTGCCTGGCAGGCTGCATCGCCGGCTGGATGTCTCCACTGGTGCTGTTCCCCGGTGACCTGTTCACCGCGAACGGCCCCGAACTGGGGGCGCAATACCTGCTCAAGGACATCGTCTTCGCGGCCGCCGCACTGGTGGTCGCCGGACGATCCTTCCGCGCCGGGTAGCGATCGGTCGGCAGCCGGGGCTCTCAGGACTCCGGCTGCTCACTCTCGTCCAGGCCTTCGATCAGCCGTTCCAGCAGGCTCGCCAGTTCGCCGGCCTGCTCGGTGGTGAGCGGGGCGACGATATCGGCCTCGACCACATTTGCCTCCCGAATCGCCTCGGCGAAGAACTCCCAGCCCTCGTCGGACAGGGTGACCAGGACCCGGGTCCGGTTGCCGGGGTCGGCATTGCGCTCGACCAGGCCCCGGTCGACCAGACCGTCCAATCGGTGCGTCATCGACGAGGCGGCGACGTCGGTGGCGACCGCCAGCCGACTCGGCGTCATCGCCTGGCCACCGGATCGGGCCAGCTCACTGAGCACCGCCCATTCACCGGCCGAGACATTCAGGTCGGCGAGCTGATTGTCGTACCACTGACCGAGCCGCTTGGACAGCCGCTGGACCGCGGTCACGACACGCTGCACCTGCTCGTCGCCGCCGGCAGCGACATAGCTGGCGACGTCACGGCGATAGGAGTCGGTGACGGACTTCTTCTGCGGCATCGGACCGATCATCCCACGCTGCGCCGAAGTGCTATTATTTCGACGTCGAAGTCTTCGCCACGCAAAGTCGCGTCTCGGGAATATTCTCCGCCGATGGCTTCTTGATCAAGCAGATCTTTCGCCCGACACCGGGATCGGTGTCGGGTTTGTCGTGCGTCGAACAGGAGGTGCCCCCATGCGTCGGGCCAATCTGCTCATCCTCGCCTCGGCCGTCGCCATGCTCGGTTGGGGCACCGTGCTGCCTTATCAGTACGCCTACGCCGCCGACACCCGCGGCTGGGGCGGGATGGCCGGCGCTGCCGCGGCGACCATGTTCTCGGTCGGCGCGCTGCTCGCGGCACCACTCGGCGGCCGGCTGGCGGACCGGCACAACCCGGCCGCGGTGGCGATGATCACCCGGCTACTGGCGGCTGTCGCCGCCTTGTGTCTGATCTCGGCCGACCATCCGGTGACGTTCCTGGCAGCGATGGCGCTGTTCGGTTTCGGACTGGCCGGCGGATCGCCGGCCCAATCGGTGCTGGCGCTGCGCTGGGCCGCCGGAGCCGGCGACCGGCGCCGGATCTTCGCCTGGCTGGCCAGCGGGCAGGCCCTCGGGATGGGGCTCGGCTCCTTCATCGCCGGTTTCCTGGTCGACCTCGACCGCACCGACGGGATGCTGCCGGCGTTCACCATCGCCGCCGGTGGCTTCGCGCTCTCGTCGATCCTGATCGGCATCGCCGGCCGTGGCGTCAACGACCTGACCAGTCCGCCGACGACCTCGCGTGAGCTCGATGCGCGACCGGGCCAGGCATGGAAGTTGATCTTCAGTTCGCGGCCGCTGTTGCTGGTCACGGTGATCAACGTGGCGATCGCGTTGGCCTATCACGCCCAGTTCGAGAGCGGTCTGCCGGCGTACGGGTTGACGGTACTGCACATCTCCGAGGAGACCGTCGGGATCGCCGCCGCGATCAACTGTCTGGTGATCCTTGCCCTGCAGATGTTGGTGATCCGCTGGACTGCGGGCCGTTCGGCCGCCGGCCTGCTGATGATCGTCGGCGGGATCTGGGTGCTGTGCTGGATGATCATGGGCGCTGCGGCGCACCTGCCGGAGCTGTCGTCGGTGATCTTCGTCAGCACCTTCGGACTCTTTGCCTTCGGGGAGACGCTGTTCGCGCCGGTGCTGAACCCGCTGGTCGCCAGCCTGACCCCGACCCGGATGGTCGGCATGACCCTCGGCCTGTTCACCGCATTCCAGACCGGCGCGACCGCGGTCGGGCCGCTGTTGTCCGGTGCGACCCTCGGCGCCGGGCTGAGCTGGCTGTTCATCGCCGGCAACATCGCGATCAGTCTGGTCGCCGTCGTCGGCGGCCGGCTGCTGCAGCAGTCTTTGAGCCGGCGCACCCCGACGACCGCGGCGGTCGCGACGGCAGGCTGACGGATCGCTCGGTCGGCCGGCGGACCACGCGTCCGAGCCCGGCGGTCGACAGTGACCCTGGCCCCCAGGCTCAGAGACGACCGGCCCGCTGCAGCGTCGACACCGCTCCGACGGTCGCGTAGCCGCGCCACTCCAACTCGGCGATCGGCGAGAAACTGGCGAAATCGACCCGCCAGCCGCCGTCCTCCTGCTGTTGCCGCGCAAGCGCGTCGAGCTCGGCTTCGACGACACCGGCGTCGAACAGCGCACCGGCGGGACTGTTCGGTACGGACGCGAAGTTGAGCGCCCGCATCGTCTCGCCCTCGCTGCCACCGGAAACTGGTACGAGCCCGTCGCGCGGCACGAACCGGGACAGCCGATCGAGCAGCCTCGGCGCCCGCGGGGCGCGGTCGTAGGCCGCGTCCAGAAACCGCACGGCGAAGGACAAGGCGATCGCGTGCGGCGCGGTCTGCAGCGCCTCGATCGCATCGAGACAGTAGTCGGTTGCCGACGCCAGCCACGGATGCGCGGCAACCTCGGGATCGTGCTCGGCAACCCGCAGCGCCGCCGCCGCGGTGAATGCCGTGCTCTGCAGGGTGGAGAGCTCAGGGTCGGCGTCGGCCCAGAACGGCGCACACCCGGTGGCGTCCGACACCGGGAACGCCATCGGCAATCCGCCGTCGGCGAGGCTCACCGTGGCCAACCAGTCACACAGCTGCAGCGCCCGCGGAGTACGCACCGGGGCGACGTCGGCGAACACCTCGAAGGCGTGCAGTGCGCCGCCGGGTTGACTTTCCGGGGCACGGAGGTCGGGCTCCAGCCCCCAGCCGTATCCGCCATCGGCGTTGCGATAGCCGTCGACCGCGGCCAGCACGGCCTCCGGATCACCGGCACCGACCAACAGACCGAAACGGCGACGGTCGAGGGTCCGACCGTGCCCGGCCAGGAAGGCTGCAGCACGAGAAAGATCAACAGTCATGGCACCAGGATCTCCTGCTGCGCCGACAAACACCGGCCGATACGCCCGAACGCAGTGGCGGCGAGCAGAGACTCAGTCAGCGACCGGAGCCGTAGCATCGGCGGCATGACGGTCGAACTGGTCCTGCCTACCACCGAGCTGTACACCGCCTGGCAGGAGGCCCACGCCGAGTGGGGCCCCGGACTGCACGAGGACGGATTCGGCCTCCAGGAGAGCGACGACGTGGACACGGCCGAAGGTTTCGCCCGGTGGATCGCCCGACTGCAAGCCGAATCCGACGCCGGGACCTGCCTATGGATCGTCGAGGACGGGCAGGTCCAGGGCGGCATCGCCCTGCGCTACCGGTACAACGATCGGGTGGGCCACATCGGCTACGGCGTCCGGCCCTCGGCGCGCGGCCGCGGTATCGCCACCTGCGCCCTGCGACAACTGCTCGACCGAGCCCGGGACCGCAACCTGGGCAGAGTGCTGCTGGTCTGCGCCGCGGACAACGAAGGTTCGGTCCGGACGATCGAGCGCAACGGTGGCCGGCTCGACGAGATCCGCCCGACACCGCACGGTCCGACACGTCGCTACTGGATCGACCTACCGCCACGGGATTGAGGCCGGGCCACCGGCCGCCGATGCCTCCGGACGATCCATGCTGCGAGACCGGAGCGCCGCAACCATCACCTTCGGCTAAGTTAGGTATACCTAACACGGCGTTCGGGTGGGGAGGGTGGATGCAGCAGACGACGGTCGATACCGAGCTCGACTCGGTGACGCCTCGCCGGATCACCTCACCGTCCATGACTCGGCTGTGCGCCGAGCTGTCTACCGTGTCCGGTCCGGTGCGGGCGGCGCGGGTGCAGCGATTCTGGGACGGGGTCGCCGCATCCGGCACTCCGCTGATCCGACCCGCGACGACCGGCACTGATCAACACGACGTCACCTTCCTGTGGCGGGGCGTGCCCGACACCGACCGCGTCCTGCTGTCGATGAGCGGGCTGGACCGCGAACGGCCCGACGCCGCACTGCTCGACCGGATCCCGGACACCGACATCTGGTACGCCTGCTACCGGCTCCGCGGTGATCATCGGTCCAGTTACCGTTTCTCGGCGCTGCGCCGCGGCGAGTCCACCGCCGTACCGCGCGGCAGTGGCAGCGCCGATCCGTTCAACCCGACACGTTTGCCCGGCCGATGGGACCGATCGACCGGCGCCGTGTTCGCCCTACCCGATGCTCCGGCCGACCCCTGGCCGCCGGCAGTCGGCCCCGGCACCGATGACCATGCGAAACGGCATCGGGTGCCCAGTGACCAGCTCGGCTGTGGACGAGGCGTCTGGATCTATCGCCCGTCCGCAGCCGAGCGGACCGACCCCCTTCCCGTCCTGGTGCTCTGCGACGGCGACCGGTGGTTCGGCGAGCTCGGCCTCGCCGACGTCCTGGATCACCTGATCGGCAACAACCTGTTGCCACCGCTGCAGGTGCTCGCGCCGGAGGCGGTCGCCCCGGACACCCGGTGGCGGGAATTGACCGCACACGATCCGTTCGTCAGCTTCCTGGCCGACGAACTCCTGCCCTGGGCGGCCCGCCGATGGCCGCTGACCGACGACCCGACGCGAACCCTGATCGCCGGCCAGAGCCTGGGTGGGCTGACCGCGCTCTACGCCGCGCTGACCCGACCTCACCGGTTCGGCACCGTCCTGGCGCAGTCGGCCTCACTGTGGTGGCGGCCGGGGATGCCCAGCAGGCCGTGCCCGGACGCGGACGGTCGCTGGCTGGCCGACCTCTTCGGGGCAGCCGAACGGCTTCCGACGAAGGTTCAGCTGCAGGTCGGACTGCAGGAAGGGTCGATGGTCCGGCACACCCGTGAGCTGGACGCCGTCCTGCGGGGACGCGCCGTTCCGGTCAGCCGCGTCGAGTTCAACGGCGGCCACGACTACGCGTGCTGGCGTACCGGTCTGATCGACGGGATCGGCGATCTGCTGCGGCCCGGCAGCCCCGACGAGCGCGGAACACTGCCGGCAACCTAACCGCCATGTCGGCGTCATCTCGTCGTCAACCGACCGACGCCGCAACACTTCTAATGTCCATCCCGGGCGCTCGCCTCAGATGCGCCTCAGGGAGGATGATCATGAAGTTGCTGCCCATGCTGGGCCTCACCCACGGGAATCGCAGCGCCGTTACCTGCGCACTGAAGTGCAACAATGCCTGCGCGCACCCGGTTCCCAACCAGTCCACCGAGCCGAGCTTCCGCGAGATCGCCTCGGCCCAGTTGAGCCGTCGCCGGTTGCTCGCCGCCGCCGGAACACTCGCCGCCGGAGTCGCAGCCGGCAGCGGGGCGTTGCCCCTGGAACCTGCCGCAGCCAAGCCGAAGGGCGGCGCGAAGAGCACCGATACCGTCGGCAGCGGCGCACTGGAGTTCGAGCCGATCGATCCCGTTCCGTTCGAGACCGATGCCGTCACCGTACCGGCCGGCTACACCTGGAATCCGATCCTGCGCTGGGGCGATCCGCTGTTCCACAACTCGCCCGACTTCGATCCGAGCCACCCCAACGCCGAGGCTCAGGAACTGCAGTTCGGTTACAACAACGACTACACCGACATCATCGTCACCGACCGCGCCGGTCGGGAAGGCCTGTTGGTCTGCAACCACGAGTACACCAACCGCGACATCATGTTCGAGCCGACCGCCAGTGACGCCGAAGAGCTGGAAGTCATCCGGACCATGATCGCCGCCCACGGCTTCAGCATCGTCGAACTGGAGCGCAAGGCGAAGCGTCGCAACTGGAAGTACGTCCGCGGCGCCGAGCTGAATCGCCGGATCACCGGCAACACCGAGTTCGTCTTCGACGGGCCGGCGGCCGGCGTCGCGCTGTTGCAGACCGCGGCCGACCCGGAGGGAATGTTCCCGCACGGCACACTGGGCAACTGCTCGGGCGGTACGACGCCGTGGGGCACGATCCTGTCCGGCGAGGAAAACTTCAACGGCTATTTCAAGGCCGATCCGAACGCCGTCGGCAGCGCCCGCTACGGGCTGTCCGACGCCGACACCTCCTACGCGTTCGAGAAGGTCGACCCGCGCTTCGACGCGACCACGGCCGACTACGCCAACGAGCCGCACCGCTTCGGCTGGGTGGTGGAGATCGACCCGTCCGATCCGACCTCGACACCGAAGAAGCACACCGCGCTCGGCCGGTTCAAGCACGAAGCCGCCAACGTCCGGGTGGACGACGAGGGCAACGTCGCGGTCTACATGGGCGACGACGAACGATTCGACTACCTCTACAAGTTCGTCGCCAAGCGCAAGTACGTCGAAGGCGCCCGCAAACACAACCTGAAACTGCTGTCCGAGGGCGACCTGTACGTCGCCAAGTTCACCGGCGAGCAGCGGCCGGACAACGCCAACCTCGGCACCGGCGAGTGGATCGCGCTGACCGAGAACGGCGAGTCGGTGGTGCCCGGGATGTCCACCGAAGAGGTGCTGGTCTTCACCCGGTTGGCCGCCGACAAGCTCGGCGCGACACCGATGGACCGGCCCGAGGACGTCGAGCCCAACCCGATCACCGGCAAGGTGTACGTGGCGTGCACCAACAACACCGACCGTGGAGTCAAGGCCGGCAAGCCGGGTCCGGATGCGGCCAATCCACGCAAGGCCAACAAGGACGGCCACATCGTGGAGTTGACCGAGCACAAGAACCAGGCAGACGCGACCACGTTCAGCTGGGATCTGTTCCTGGTCTGCGGCGATCCGGACGACGCGGGCACCTACTTCGGCGGCTACGACGGTCCGGTCGCACCGATCTCCTGCCCGGACAACGTGGCCTTCGACTCCAAGGGCAACCTCTGGATCTCCACCGACGGTGCGCCGAGTGCGCTGAAGCTCGCCGACGGGCTGTTCCGGGTGCCGCTGACCGGGGACGAGCGCGGCAAGGTCGCCCAGTTCCTGGCGGTCCCGAACCAGGCCGAGACCTGCGGCCCGGTCATCCACGACGCCGACGGG
Protein-coding sequences here:
- a CDS encoding MFS transporter; this translates as MTRASSTLPEQPPISRPRARLNSVARTFDALRIRNYRIYFTGALLSNVGTWMQRVAQDWLVLELSGGSGLAVGITTALQFLPMLLITPYGGLIADRFDKRAILRVTQSWMAASAGLLGLLAVLGVAETWHVFALAFIFGVGTAFDNPARQAFVSEIVDREHMPNAIGLNSASFNAARIVGPAVAGLVIAAFGSGWAILANAISYLSFIIALAIIDPGRLHGIERAVRGKRQIREGLAYIRGRSDIILVLCIAAFVGTFGLNFQMTSALMAQQTFHKGAGEYGILGTFMAVGSLTGALIGARRKTAPRARFIIGAAVAFALIEVVVGMMPTYWSYAAVLPIMGLASMLTLNASNMSVQMGVDPQLRGRVMAIYMMVMQGGTPIGAPILGWVGEVFGARWTLIGGGGVALLGVLASAAIMARRGGVRISPTFSTRRPWLSLHTRSR
- a CDS encoding MarR family winged helix-turn-helix transcriptional regulator: MTTREPGSGAGTSRDLRSNAGLASALRPAVLRLARRLRQMRDESMELNTNQLSAMGVLLNHGDLLMGELAAREMVQPPSMTRIVNELERRGLVRRSDNPDDRRQARVTLTDSGRDVLLANRKRRDDWLARRVAELDPGEREILRRAVSILEKVNRA
- a CDS encoding MarR family winged helix-turn-helix transcriptional regulator yields the protein MPQKKSVTDSYRRDVASYVAAGGDEQVQRVVTAVQRLSKRLGQWYDNQLADLNVSAGEWAVLSELARSGGQAMTPSRLAVATDVAASSMTHRLDGLVDRGLVERNADPGNRTRVLVTLSDEGWEFFAEAIREANVVEADIVAPLTTEQAGELASLLERLIEGLDESEQPES
- a CDS encoding MFS transporter, coding for MRRANLLILASAVAMLGWGTVLPYQYAYAADTRGWGGMAGAAAATMFSVGALLAAPLGGRLADRHNPAAVAMITRLLAAVAALCLISADHPVTFLAAMALFGFGLAGGSPAQSVLALRWAAGAGDRRRIFAWLASGQALGMGLGSFIAGFLVDLDRTDGMLPAFTIAAGGFALSSILIGIAGRGVNDLTSPPTTSRELDARPGQAWKLIFSSRPLLLVTVINVAIALAYHAQFESGLPAYGLTVLHISEETVGIAAAINCLVILALQMLVIRWTAGRSAAGLLMIVGGIWVLCWMIMGAAAHLPELSSVIFVSTFGLFAFGETLFAPVLNPLVASLTPTRMVGMTLGLFTAFQTGATAVGPLLSGATLGAGLSWLFIAGNIAISLVAVVGGRLLQQSLSRRTPTTAAVATAG
- a CDS encoding prenyltransferase/squalene oxidase repeat-containing protein; this translates as MTVDLSRAAAFLAGHGRTLDRRRFGLLVGAGDPEAVLAAVDGYRNADGGYGWGLEPDLRAPESQPGGALHAFEVFADVAPVRTPRALQLCDWLATVSLADGGLPMAFPVSDATGCAPFWADADPELSTLQSTAFTAAAALRVAEHDPEVAAHPWLASATDYCLDAIEALQTAPHAIALSFAVRFLDAAYDRAPRAPRLLDRLSRFVPRDGLVPVSGGSEGETMRALNFASVPNSPAGALFDAGVVEAELDALARQQQEDGGWRVDFASFSPIAELEWRGYATVGAVSTLQRAGRL
- a CDS encoding GNAT family N-acetyltransferase encodes the protein MTVELVLPTTELYTAWQEAHAEWGPGLHEDGFGLQESDDVDTAEGFARWIARLQAESDAGTCLWIVEDGQVQGGIALRYRYNDRVGHIGYGVRPSARGRGIATCALRQLLDRARDRNLGRVLLVCAADNEGSVRTIERNGGRLDEIRPTPHGPTRRYWIDLPPRD
- the fes gene encoding enterochelin esterase produces the protein MQQTTVDTELDSVTPRRITSPSMTRLCAELSTVSGPVRAARVQRFWDGVAASGTPLIRPATTGTDQHDVTFLWRGVPDTDRVLLSMSGLDRERPDAALLDRIPDTDIWYACYRLRGDHRSSYRFSALRRGESTAVPRGSGSADPFNPTRLPGRWDRSTGAVFALPDAPADPWPPAVGPGTDDHAKRHRVPSDQLGCGRGVWIYRPSAAERTDPLPVLVLCDGDRWFGELGLADVLDHLIGNNLLPPLQVLAPEAVAPDTRWRELTAHDPFVSFLADELLPWAARRWPLTDDPTRTLIAGQSLGGLTALYAALTRPHRFGTVLAQSASLWWRPGMPSRPCPDADGRWLADLFGAAERLPTKVQLQVGLQEGSMVRHTRELDAVLRGRAVPVSRVEFNGGHDYACWRTGLIDGIGDLLRPGSPDERGTLPAT
- a CDS encoding PhoX family protein, which gives rise to MKLLPMLGLTHGNRSAVTCALKCNNACAHPVPNQSTEPSFREIASAQLSRRRLLAAAGTLAAGVAAGSGALPLEPAAAKPKGGAKSTDTVGSGALEFEPIDPVPFETDAVTVPAGYTWNPILRWGDPLFHNSPDFDPSHPNAEAQELQFGYNNDYTDIIVTDRAGREGLLVCNHEYTNRDIMFEPTASDAEELEVIRTMIAAHGFSIVELERKAKRRNWKYVRGAELNRRITGNTEFVFDGPAAGVALLQTAADPEGMFPHGTLGNCSGGTTPWGTILSGEENFNGYFKADPNAVGSARYGLSDADTSYAFEKVDPRFDATTADYANEPHRFGWVVEIDPSDPTSTPKKHTALGRFKHEAANVRVDDEGNVAVYMGDDERFDYLYKFVAKRKYVEGARKHNLKLLSEGDLYVAKFTGEQRPDNANLGTGEWIALTENGESVVPGMSTEEVLVFTRLAADKLGATPMDRPEDVEPNPITGKVYVACTNNTDRGVKAGKPGPDAANPRKANKDGHIVELTEHKNQADATTFSWDLFLVCGDPDDAGTYFGGYDGPVAPISCPDNVAFDSKGNLWISTDGAPSALKLADGLFRVPLTGDERGKVAQFLAVPNQAETCGPVIHDADGSVFVAVQHPGEDGSWDDQQSYFPDYVAAGSRPSRGEWRGPRPAIVQVTKKRN